GAGGATTTTTGTAAGCCGTAAACTAAGCGAGGCAAGCCCCAAGAACGGTTGGCGGGCTTTGTAGAATAAAACCCTTTTCCTTGTGCAGGTAGCTGAATGAAACCAGCGTTAGATTTTGGTGGTCTGGGTGGGTTGGGGTTATTTAGAAATTTTCCATAAATCCAGCGCTGATTGCCTCCAAAGTAAATTTTATCCCATCCTCCACGAGTTTCGGCCACTGCCCACTCTGCATTACGAGAAGTTTGGCCTACAGTTCGATAGTGAGTACCAGGGCCACTTCTGATATTGAGTGAGCCCACTTTGACTTTTTTGGACTTTCTGCTGGCTTGGCTGACATAACTGTTGCTTATCCAGCCAGTGCGACTATCAAACCAAATTCTTCGCCAGCCACTTCGGTTATCAATGCTTACATAAACCTGACCCGCCGTAACAGTACCAATAATGCTAGCTTGGGTACTGGGGTTGGCACGAACATTAAGTGTATCTACTTTAATGCGAACTGTTTGGCTTGCAATTGCGGCGCTACTGAAAATGGTGCCCATCAGACAAAGCAATAGACCACACCATTGGTATAGCTTTGTGCTGATTGATTGGGTCATCCAGTTGCTCCTATTATTCTTCATGAAAACGCTGTTTATGTATTCCAATGTTGTTTAGGTGATATCAAATGTTTATTG
This genomic interval from Spartinivicinus ruber contains the following:
- a CDS encoding penicillin-insensitive murein endopeptidase, which produces MTQSISTKLYQWCGLLLCLMGTIFSSAAIASQTVRIKVDTLNVRANPSTQASIIGTVTAGQVYVSIDNRSGWRRIWFDSRTGWISNSYVSQASRKSKKVKVGSLNIRSGPGTHYRTVGQTSRNAEWAVAETRGGWDKIYFGGNQRWIYGKFLNNPNPPRPPKSNAGFIQLPAQGKGFYSTKPANRSWGLPRLVYGLQKSSLAWHRDHSNWGKIGIGDLSLKHGGRISGHVSHQRGEDVDIRLIRRDGASKGTTIYQKNYSSKRSLEYIKKYLKKHFEVDLIFFNDNKVFSMLPSHSGKRYGDCRKKPGATGVAYVMCWPNHHDHFHLRIK